Proteins encoded within one genomic window of Aurantiacibacter spongiae:
- a CDS encoding cytochrome c1 gives MIRLVGILVGLGFTLVVLLAFVTGAYTAATDDAAETADHVFHLAPKEDVSYAFEGPVGHWDIAQLQRGYKVYKEVCSACHSLNLVAFRNLAGLGYSEAQIKAEAASWQVPGIDPDTGENVSRPGEPTDYFPSPYPNDVAAKAANGGKAPPDLSLITKAREEGTHYVHSLLTGYRDPATFALSNGESLTEEFPDYEVPPGTYFNPYFPALAIGMPPPLTSAGQVTYDDGMDASIDQMATDVSAFLTWTAEPMLIKRKQTGWPVLGFLLLATLLAWFAKKQVWAPVKPRKD, from the coding sequence ATGATCCGCCTTGTTGGAATCCTTGTCGGCCTGGGCTTCACCCTCGTGGTGCTGCTCGCCTTCGTGACCGGTGCGTACACCGCGGCGACGGACGATGCCGCGGAAACCGCCGACCATGTCTTCCATCTCGCGCCGAAGGAGGACGTGAGCTACGCCTTCGAAGGACCGGTCGGACACTGGGACATCGCGCAGCTTCAGCGCGGCTACAAGGTGTACAAGGAAGTCTGCTCGGCCTGCCACTCGCTCAACCTGGTCGCCTTCCGCAATCTCGCCGGGCTCGGCTATTCTGAGGCGCAGATCAAGGCTGAGGCAGCCAGCTGGCAGGTTCCCGGTATTGATCCGGACACCGGCGAGAACGTTTCCCGGCCGGGTGAACCGACCGACTACTTCCCATCGCCCTATCCCAACGACGTTGCCGCCAAGGCGGCCAATGGCGGCAAGGCTCCGCCCGACCTCTCGCTGATTACCAAGGCGCGCGAGGAGGGCACGCATTACGTCCATTCGCTGCTTACCGGCTATCGCGACCCGGCGACCTTCGCCCTGTCCAACGGGGAGAGCCTGACCGAGGAGTTCCCGGATTACGAGGTGCCGCCCGGCACCTACTTCAACCCGTATTTCCCGGCTCTCGCCATCGGCATGCCGCCGCCCCTGACGAGCGCGGGCCAGGTTACCTACGACGACGGCATGGATGCCTCGATCGATCAGATGGCGACCGACGTGTCCGCCTTCCTCACCTGGACGGCTGAACCCATGCTCATCAAGCGCAAGCAGACGGGCTGGCCGGTTCTCGGCTTCC
- a CDS encoding cytochrome b, whose translation MSFPWAREYTPQTGLTRFLDEKLPLPRLVYNAVGAGYPVPRNLSYFWNFGVLAGFCLMLQIVTGVILAMHYAPNALVAFESVEHIMRDVNWGWLMRYAHANGASFFFVVIYIHIFRGFFYASYKPPREMIWLIGVVIFLLMMATAFMGYVLPWGQMSFWGAKVITGLFGAIPLVGEPLQVWLLGGYAPDNAALNRFFSLHFLLPFVIAGAVIMHIWALHIPGSSNPTGVEVKSESDTVPFHPYYTAKDGFGLGIFLLIYMAFVFFIPNQLGHPDNYIPANPLSTPAHIVPEWYFWPFYAILRAFTFDFILPAKLWGVLAMFSAILCWFFLPWLDRGPVRSGHYRPLFRKFFWFGLIPCMAVLFYCGGAPAQEPFVMLSQIATAYYFLHFLVILPLVSSIERPEPLPFSITEAVLGSDKKAVLGENAEPAV comes from the coding sequence ATGAGCTTTCCCTGGGCCCGAGAATATACCCCCCAAACCGGCCTGACGCGCTTCCTCGACGAGAAGCTGCCGTTGCCGCGTCTGGTCTACAATGCAGTGGGTGCGGGCTACCCGGTGCCGCGCAACCTGTCCTATTTCTGGAATTTCGGCGTTCTGGCGGGCTTCTGCCTGATGCTCCAGATCGTCACCGGCGTCATCCTTGCGATGCACTACGCACCCAATGCGCTGGTCGCCTTCGAATCGGTCGAGCACATCATGCGCGACGTCAACTGGGGCTGGCTGATGCGGTATGCGCATGCCAACGGCGCCAGCTTCTTCTTCGTCGTCATCTACATTCACATCTTCCGCGGCTTCTTCTACGCCAGCTACAAGCCCCCGCGCGAGATGATATGGCTGATCGGCGTGGTGATCTTCCTGCTGATGATGGCCACCGCCTTCATGGGTTATGTGCTTCCCTGGGGCCAGATGAGCTTCTGGGGCGCGAAGGTCATCACCGGCCTGTTCGGTGCGATTCCCCTGGTGGGCGAGCCGTTGCAGGTCTGGCTGCTGGGCGGTTACGCGCCCGACAACGCCGCGCTCAACCGCTTCTTCTCGCTTCACTTCCTGCTGCCTTTCGTGATCGCGGGCGCCGTTATCATGCATATCTGGGCGCTGCACATTCCCGGTTCGAGCAATCCCACCGGCGTAGAGGTGAAGAGCGAGAGCGATACCGTGCCGTTCCATCCCTATTACACGGCCAAGGACGGCTTCGGGCTCGGCATCTTCCTGCTCATCTACATGGCCTTCGTGTTCTTCATTCCGAACCAGCTCGGCCACCCGGACAACTACATTCCGGCCAACCCGCTCTCCACGCCTGCGCACATCGTGCCCGAATGGTATTTCTGGCCGTTCTACGCGATCCTGCGAGCCTTTACCTTCGACTTCATTCTGCCGGCGAAGCTGTGGGGCGTGCTCGCGATGTTCAGTGCGATCCTGTGCTGGTTCTTCCTGCCCTGGCTCGATCGCGGTCCGGTCCGCAGCGGCCATTACCGCCCGCTGTTCCGCAAGTTCTTCTGGTTCGGTCTGATCCCGTGCATGGCGGTACTGTTCTACTGCGGCGGCGCGCCGGCGCAGGAACCGTTCGTGATGCTGAGCCAGATCGCGACCGCCTACTACTTCCTGCACTTCCTCGTGATCCTGCCGCTGGTCTCCTCGATCGAACGGCCCGAACCCCTGCCCTTCTCGATTACCGAGGCGGTGCTGGGATCGGACAAGAAGGCCGTGCTGGGCGAAAACGCCGAGCCCGCGGTCTGA
- the petA gene encoding ubiquinol-cytochrome c reductase iron-sulfur subunit, translated as MATTTGNAEGHDATVDGPENDGVRRRDFINIAAVSAAGVGGLLTLLPLISQMAPSADVLAESTTELDISTLEAGQSIKAVFRKQPVFVRHLTQREIDEANAVNVSSLRDPATLQERTLEGHENILVVMGVCTHLGCVPLGAAEGEPKGEFDGYFCPCHGSSYDTAARIRKGPAPLNLEVPPYEFSTDTTIVIG; from the coding sequence ATGGCTACCACCACCGGCAATGCTGAAGGGCACGACGCAACCGTCGATGGTCCCGAGAACGACGGCGTGCGTCGCCGCGACTTCATCAATATCGCCGCGGTTTCCGCCGCGGGCGTTGGCGGTCTGCTGACGCTGCTGCCGCTGATCAGCCAGATGGCACCGTCTGCGGACGTGCTGGCCGAAAGCACGACCGAACTCGATATTTCCACGCTCGAGGCGGGCCAGTCGATCAAGGCGGTGTTCCGCAAGCAGCCGGTCTTCGTGCGCCATCTCACGCAGCGCGAGATCGACGAGGCGAACGCGGTCAACGTCAGCTCGTTGCGCGATCCGGCCACCTTGCAGGAGCGCACGCTCGAAGGGCACGAGAACATCCTCGTCGTCATGGGGGTTTGCACCCACTTGGGCTGCGTGCCGCTGGGCGCCGCCGAGGGGGAGCCCAAGGGCGAATTCGACGGCTATTTCTGCCCCTGCCACGGTTCGAGCTACGATACCGCCGCGCGCATCCGGAAAGGACCGGCGCCGCTCAACCTCGAAGTGCCGCCCTATGAATTTTCGACCGACACGACGATCGTGATCGGCTGA
- the pgeF gene encoding peptidoglycan editing factor PgeF, translating to MADLGGAIRSAVLEGVPHAFLPGVGREGEPDPGEIAAGSRLVLVRQVHSARACIVRAPFAGESDRPEADALVTDRPGLALGIVTADCAPVLLADRRAGVVGAAHAGWRGAVGGVLESTIDAMEGLGAERYRIAAAIGPTIRQENYEVDAGFRKDIEDRLDTDPARFFATGRTGHYKFDLPGFVAFRLSEAGVRTADELGVDTYANPGRYHSYRRATHSGNPTSGRQFSLIALPG from the coding sequence TTGGCTGACTTGGGAGGCGCAATCCGCTCGGCGGTCCTGGAAGGCGTTCCCCATGCGTTTCTTCCCGGCGTCGGCCGCGAGGGCGAACCTGATCCAGGCGAGATTGCAGCGGGATCGCGCCTGGTTCTCGTTCGGCAGGTCCACTCCGCCCGGGCTTGCATCGTGCGCGCACCCTTTGCCGGCGAATCCGACCGCCCCGAAGCCGATGCTCTCGTGACGGATAGGCCCGGCCTGGCGCTGGGTATCGTGACCGCCGACTGCGCCCCGGTACTGCTCGCCGATCGCAGGGCGGGCGTTGTCGGGGCTGCCCATGCCGGCTGGCGCGGGGCCGTCGGGGGCGTCCTCGAATCGACAATCGACGCGATGGAAGGACTGGGGGCGGAGCGCTATCGCATCGCCGCGGCGATCGGTCCGACCATCCGGCAGGAGAATTACGAGGTGGACGCAGGCTTCCGGAAAGATATCGAGGATCGGCTCGACACGGACCCCGCCCGCTTCTTTGCCACTGGACGCACCGGTCACTACAAGTTCGACCTTCCCGGGTTCGTCGCCTTCCGCCTGTCCGAAGCGGGCGTGCGAACTGCTGACGAGCTTGGCGTCGACACCTATGCCAATCCCGGGCGGTATCACTCCTATCGCCGTGCCACGCATAGCGGAAACCCGACCAGCGGACGCCAGTTTTCGCTGATCGCCCTGCCCGGCTGA
- the pepN gene encoding aminopeptidase N, with translation MDIARTPATPDGNPEMADAAGEPHQPPEIRREDYRPFAWRVPQTRLDFDLSLERTTVVATLSVERNPDAEADPVLRLNGDEIEPLYVKVDGKTVNEWRMEGGDLLLPLSGSTHEVEVASSFDPSANTQLMGLFASNGILCSQCEAEGFRRIAFFPDRPDVLSTYRVRMRGQKARFPILLSNGNLESEGEGQDGTHWAEWHDPWLKPSYLFALVAGDLVARSDSFTTRGGRKVALNVWVREGDLERTEHAMESLKAAMRWDEETFGREYDLDLYNIVAVSDFNMGAMENKGLNVFNTKYVLADTETATDGDYDAVEGVIAHEYFHNWSGNRVTCRDWFQLSLKEGFTVLRDQLFSQDMQSEAVKRIEDVRVLRAAQFPEDSGPLAHPIRPDSFREISNFYTATVYNKGAEVIRMMRTMSGEERFREGTDLYFDRHDGEAATCEDFVRAIEDGAGLDLEQFRLWYSQAGTPKVSVRLEHEGSTARLHLVQTVPPTPGQPDKHPMPIPLKIALFDRDSATHDGERLVILDEAQKTLSFDGFARLPVLSINRGFSAPVTIERDISQDDLVFLAANDDDSFARYEALQDLVVNHLKAAIEGSLSESGRDRTRGAIAQAIRAVIIDDTLDDLMRGELLVLPSETYLAETMLIADPGRIHDEKEGLKADLGRRLKTDLHALYERCEQVPYSLDPAARGARKVKAQVLVLAAASDPAKAADLAAHQYGRADNMTDRQSALMVLAGLPGVERTDALLDFYNRYAGNALVIDKWFALQAGSQHPSVLEHVKALREHSDFTLANPNRVRSLMMTFAYNPHAFHAASGEGYRMIADLILELDRINPQTAARFVTPLGRWRRIETERSALMRGQLERLASATLSRDTSEQVIRSLG, from the coding sequence ATGGATATCGCCCGCACTCCTGCAACTCCCGACGGCAATCCGGAAATGGCCGACGCCGCCGGCGAACCGCATCAGCCGCCCGAGATCAGGCGGGAAGACTATCGACCCTTCGCCTGGCGCGTTCCGCAGACCCGGCTCGACTTCGATCTCAGCCTCGAAAGGACGACGGTCGTCGCTACGCTTTCGGTCGAACGCAATCCGGATGCCGAAGCCGATCCGGTCCTGCGCCTCAATGGCGACGAGATCGAGCCGCTTTACGTAAAAGTCGACGGGAAAACGGTGAACGAGTGGCGGATGGAGGGGGGCGATCTTCTGCTTCCTCTCTCCGGCAGTACCCACGAGGTGGAGGTCGCCAGCAGTTTCGACCCTTCCGCCAACACGCAGCTGATGGGCCTGTTCGCATCGAACGGCATACTGTGTTCGCAATGCGAGGCCGAGGGATTTCGTCGCATCGCCTTCTTCCCCGACAGGCCCGACGTCCTTTCCACCTACCGCGTGCGGATGCGCGGTCAGAAGGCCCGGTTTCCGATCCTGCTTTCCAACGGCAACCTGGAATCCGAAGGGGAAGGCCAGGACGGCACGCACTGGGCCGAGTGGCACGATCCCTGGCTCAAGCCATCCTACCTGTTCGCGCTGGTCGCGGGCGATCTGGTCGCAAGATCCGACAGCTTCACCACCCGGGGCGGACGCAAGGTCGCGCTGAACGTATGGGTTCGCGAGGGCGATCTCGAGCGGACCGAACACGCGATGGAATCGCTCAAGGCAGCAATGCGCTGGGACGAGGAAACCTTCGGGCGAGAATACGACCTCGATCTCTACAACATCGTCGCCGTTTCCGATTTCAACATGGGCGCGATGGAGAACAAGGGTCTGAACGTCTTCAATACGAAATACGTGCTGGCCGACACCGAAACCGCGACCGACGGCGATTACGATGCCGTGGAGGGCGTGATCGCGCATGAATACTTCCACAACTGGTCCGGCAACCGCGTAACCTGCCGCGACTGGTTCCAGCTTTCCCTGAAAGAGGGGTTCACGGTTCTTCGCGACCAGTTGTTCAGTCAGGACATGCAATCCGAGGCGGTCAAGCGGATCGAGGATGTCCGGGTTCTGCGCGCCGCTCAGTTCCCCGAGGACTCGGGCCCGCTGGCGCATCCCATCAGGCCCGATTCCTTCCGCGAGATCAGCAATTTCTATACCGCAACGGTTTACAACAAGGGGGCCGAAGTCATCCGCATGATGCGGACGATGAGCGGGGAAGAACGGTTTCGCGAAGGGACGGACCTCTATTTCGATCGGCACGACGGCGAAGCGGCCACCTGCGAGGATTTCGTGCGCGCCATCGAGGATGGAGCCGGGCTGGATCTCGAACAGTTCCGCTTGTGGTATTCCCAGGCAGGCACTCCGAAGGTCAGCGTCCGGCTGGAGCACGAGGGGAGCACCGCAAGGCTGCACCTCGTTCAGACGGTTCCGCCTACCCCGGGCCAACCTGACAAGCACCCCATGCCGATCCCGCTGAAGATCGCGCTGTTCGATCGCGACAGCGCTACCCATGACGGGGAGCGACTGGTCATTCTCGACGAGGCGCAAAAGACGCTTTCCTTCGACGGATTTGCCCGGCTCCCTGTTCTTTCCATCAATCGCGGCTTTTCCGCGCCCGTCACCATCGAGCGCGACATATCGCAGGACGACCTCGTCTTTCTGGCAGCGAACGACGACGATTCGTTCGCTCGCTACGAGGCGCTGCAGGATCTGGTCGTCAACCACCTGAAAGCCGCCATCGAGGGCAGTTTGTCCGAAAGCGGGCGAGACCGGACTCGCGGGGCCATCGCACAAGCCATTCGCGCGGTCATCATCGATGACACGCTCGACGACCTGATGCGGGGGGAACTGCTTGTTCTGCCGAGCGAGACCTACCTCGCCGAAACGATGCTAATCGCCGATCCCGGTCGCATTCACGACGAGAAGGAGGGCCTGAAGGCCGACCTGGGCCGCCGCCTGAAGACGGATCTGCACGCCCTCTACGAGCGGTGCGAGCAAGTGCCCTATTCGCTCGATCCCGCGGCACGCGGGGCGCGCAAGGTCAAGGCCCAGGTGCTTGTTCTTGCCGCGGCGAGTGATCCTGCCAAGGCTGCCGACCTCGCCGCGCACCAGTACGGCCGCGCCGACAACATGACCGACCGGCAAAGCGCGTTGATGGTTCTCGCGGGCCTGCCCGGGGTGGAGCGGACCGATGCCTTGCTCGATTTCTACAACCGCTACGCGGGCAATGCGCTGGTCATCGACAAGTGGTTCGCGCTTCAGGCTGGCTCCCAGCACCCATCCGTTCTCGAGCACGTGAAGGCGCTGCGCGAGCACAGCGACTTCACGCTCGCCAATCCGAACCGCGTGCGCTCGCTCATGATGACCTTTGCCTACAATCCCCATGCCTTCCATGCGGCGAGCGGCGAGGGATACCGGATGATCGCCGATCTCATTCTCGAACTCGACCGCATCAACCCGCAGACCGCGGCGCGATTCGTCACGCCGCTCGGACGCTGGCGACGGATAGAAACGGAGCGCTCCGCCCTTATGCGCGGACAGCTCGAGCGGCTGGCGTCGGCGACCCTTTCGCGCGACACCTCCGAACAGGTGATCCGGTCGCTTGGCTGA
- a CDS encoding Rossmann-fold NAD(P)-binding domain-containing protein, which yields MTHLFIFGLGYTASRVKAVVEKAGWTVNATGSDGDIDFADGDGVRAALDAATHVLSSVPPDRESGLDPALNTYGRDFGRAWYGYLSSTGVYGDTRGAWVDESSPVGTGRRTARAECDALWLRLGARVFRLPGIYGPGRNALDKVRDGSAHRIDHPGQVFSRVHVDDIVSGVMAALTGPAPPGAYNLGDDLPASHNAVTEEACRLLGVAPPPLLTLDEAGLSPMARSFYAENRRVANGKARRVLNWRPRHPTYREGLRSLL from the coding sequence GTGACACATCTGTTCATCTTCGGACTTGGCTATACGGCGTCTCGGGTCAAGGCCGTCGTCGAAAAAGCCGGCTGGACGGTGAACGCAACCGGGAGCGACGGGGACATCGACTTTGCCGATGGCGATGGAGTGCGGGCCGCGCTGGATGCGGCAACGCATGTCCTGTCTTCCGTTCCCCCCGACCGCGAAAGCGGACTGGACCCGGCGCTGAACACCTACGGGCGCGATTTCGGGCGGGCGTGGTACGGTTATCTCTCATCCACGGGAGTGTACGGCGACACGCGCGGCGCCTGGGTGGACGAGAGCTCTCCTGTCGGTACGGGGCGGCGAACGGCGCGGGCCGAATGTGATGCGCTGTGGCTCCGCCTCGGTGCGCGGGTGTTTCGCCTGCCGGGCATTTACGGGCCGGGACGCAATGCGCTCGACAAGGTGCGCGATGGTTCGGCCCACCGGATCGACCATCCCGGGCAGGTCTTCAGCCGCGTGCATGTGGACGACATCGTGAGCGGAGTGATGGCGGCCTTGACGGGCCCGGCACCACCGGGTGCCTACAATCTGGGCGACGATCTCCCGGCCAGTCACAACGCCGTGACCGAAGAGGCCTGCCGCCTGCTCGGCGTTGCACCGCCGCCTCTGCTGACCCTGGATGAGGCCGGCCTGTCGCCGATGGCGCGCAGCTTCTATGCCGAGAACCGCCGTGTGGCGAACGGCAAGGCCAGGCGGGTGCTGAACTGGCGCCCGCGCCATCCGACCTATCGCGAGGGACTACGCAGCTTGCTTTAG